ttttataagttaagaataataatttttaaaattaaaagattaaagtaTGATACATTGCTTGACATTTctattattcaaagaaaaatatatgcaACAACAGAAAAAGAGCAGCTAGGGCCAACGCGACTATCAGTGTCAGTTCTATATATTAACAGTAAGTATCAAGTAATTCAAATATTTCTTTAGATATAAAGATCTACAAAATTGGCTACATACTGTTTAGCCCGTTTTGTATCCGTCTCAGAAGCAGAAGGCTTAGCATGAGAACCATCCCTTCTTTCAGAAGAAGCTTTGGGATCTTGTGGACTGGATTCAACTTGATCCTGCTTTTCTCTTGCTGTAGATGGAAACCCATCAGTTTCTTGTGGTGAACATGATGATCCTGAACTCTGAGGAACAGCAGTATCCCTGACAGGACGGCTGCTTGGGTTAGTCacagcatttttcaaaaatgattcCCATGCCATATTCTTCGGCTTTGCCAAGTTGGCGTCTGCATAGAATGAAGTGTTCTGCACATCTTTGTGATGATCAAAGTCTTGAGATCCCCAAGAAGATGCAGAAATCAAAGTTTTACTTATGTACTCATCCTGAGATGAGTAATCTAAGTTAGAAGCATTTGCTACATCTATATAAGCAAAGGAATCACTCGATGAGCGCCTATGACCTCCTCTGCGTACAGGTGTTTCAGGTTCGTTAAGGAGATCATCAAGCCAAGAAGGTTGCTCCTCTATGAGAAAGCTCTCGGAGGAAGTTCGTTGGTGGTGTGCATTTCCCGCTCTAGGCTTCTGAACAACTTTTGATCCATTTGCAGGATTTGGGACAAAATCGGCATACGATGGGGAAACACTAGGAAATGGACTTTTAGGAGGAAGAGCATGCTTTCCGTAGCACATCCAACTTTTCATGTTTGATGACCCCTTGGAATTTGCCATAGCCTAAGCACAACCAATCCCTATCAAATAATATGTCATTTCATCAAATAATATGCCATGAAATGACataaaataaggataaaataTAACAGCTAA
The sequence above is drawn from the Alnus glutinosa chromosome 11, dhAlnGlut1.1, whole genome shotgun sequence genome and encodes:
- the LOC133882087 gene encoding uncharacterized protein At4g06598; the encoded protein is MANSKGSSNMKSWMCYGKHALPPKSPFPSVSPSYADFVPNPANGSKVVQKPRAGNAHHQRTSSESFLIEEQPSWLDDLLNEPETPVRRGGHRRSSSDSFAYIDVANASNLDYSSQDEYISKTLISASSWGSQDFDHHKDVQNTSFYADANLAKPKNMAWESFLKNAVTNPSSRPVRDTAVPQSSGSSCSPQETDGFPSTAREKQDQVESSPQDPKASSERRDGSHAKPSASETDTKRAKQQFAQRSRVRKLQYIAELERSVQVLQVEGSEVSAELEFLNQQNLILSMENKALKQRLESLAQEQLIKYLEHEVLEREIGRLRAVFQQQQQQQQQQPSSSHRRTNSRDLDSQFANLSLKHKDANSGRDPVTGPLRI